In Geotrypetes seraphini chromosome 4, aGeoSer1.1, whole genome shotgun sequence, a single window of DNA contains:
- the AVPI1 gene encoding arginine vasopressin-induced protein 1 — protein MEEEPRRSSLHSEGFIQLWSLSSSLKPMGTPASVACESPPVWQGPEPRARKKASANIFQDINLVQLQDLFKTSGDKRAKERAQIVRDCAGDNCLAEALMQLQRTRRRRSRRILHQHTVRAGGNSIGVLSVHHFSQLCIEDGAEEHATSTSTHGRDKQSGAVQRAATADRAVRSKRRNGLQDPSAYLHQIRH, from the exons GGTTTTATCCAGCTGTGGTCATTGTCCTCTTCTTTAAAGCCCATGGGAACTCCAGCATCTGTGGCTTGCGAGTCTCCGCCAGTATGGCAAGGACCAGAGCCACGAGCCAGGAAAAAGGCTTCTGCCAACATATTCCAGGACATTAACCTAGTGCAGCTGCAGGACCTGTTCAAGACAAGCGGGGACAAGAGGGCAAAGGAGCGAGCCCAGATCGTCCGGGACTGTGCCGGTGACAACTGCCTAGCGGAAGCCTTGATGCAGTTacagaggacaaggaggaggaggagtcggCGGATACTTCATCAGCACACCGTCAGAGCAGGGGGCAACAGCATTGGGGTCCTCTCCGTTCATCACTTCAGCCAGCTGTG CATAGAAGACGGCGCAGAAGAGCATGCGACATCAACCAGCACACATGGTCGAGATAAACAGTCTGGCGCTGTGCAGAGAGCAGCCACTGCAGACAGAGCGGTAAGGAGCAAGCGGCGAAATGGCCTCCAAGATCCCTCAGCCTACCTGCATCAGATCAGGCACTGA